A genomic region of [Eubacterium] eligens ATCC 27750 contains the following coding sequences:
- the glgB gene encoding 1,4-alpha-glucan branching protein GlgB: MKNMQKYEQLAITELDAYLFGQGTHYEIYNKMGAHVGVKDGKEGVYFAVWAPAAREVYVIGEFNNWNAYGYDMKKISDGGIYDLFIPGAKAGDMYKYLIISQSGEALYKADPYANQAQLRPETASIVADLSGYEWKDSEWVEKKKTENHLKAPLSIYECHLGSWKKKDDGTEDGFYTYRELAPELAKYVSDMGYTHIELMGIAEYPYDGSWGYQVTGYYAPTARYGTPKDFMYFVDYMHEKGIGVILDWVPAHFPKDAHGLANFDGSCVYEYADPRKGEHPDWGTKVFDYSKNEVSNFLIANGMFWVDKFHIDGLRVDAVASMLYLDYGRTEGNWVPNKYGDNGNLEAISFLKHFNSMLKKRFPQAITIAEESTAWPMVSGDPDNGECLGFTFKWNMGWMHDFLEYMKLDPYFRKFNHSKMTFSLMYAYSENFILVLSHDEVVHLKCSMLGKMPGDREDKFKNLKLAYAYMCGHPGKKLLFMGQEFGQWNEWSEKRALDWYLLEDESHTELKDFTKKCLKLNKNYPCLYATDYSSEGFRWINANDKDNSVLSFMRISPDGKKNLLFVLNFTPVERDSFRIGVPFKTKYKLVLGDNEADQKKTLTAVKGDCDGYPQSLLIDLHKYGIAVYEFNGDVSKVHATKI, translated from the coding sequence GCTGTGTGGGCACCTGCTGCAAGAGAAGTCTATGTTATAGGTGAGTTTAATAACTGGAATGCATATGGTTATGATATGAAGAAGATTTCAGATGGTGGAATATATGATTTGTTCATACCGGGAGCTAAAGCAGGGGATATGTATAAGTACCTTATTATTTCACAGAGTGGAGAGGCACTTTACAAGGCAGATCCATATGCTAATCAGGCACAGTTAAGACCAGAGACAGCATCAATAGTTGCTGATCTTTCAGGTTATGAATGGAAAGATTCTGAATGGGTTGAGAAGAAGAAGACGGAGAATCATCTTAAAGCTCCTCTTTCTATATATGAATGTCATCTTGGCTCATGGAAGAAGAAAGATGATGGAACAGAGGACGGATTTTATACATATAGAGAATTGGCACCTGAGCTTGCAAAATATGTTTCAGATATGGGATACACACATATTGAACTTATGGGAATTGCAGAGTATCCATATGATGGCTCATGGGGATATCAGGTAACTGGTTATTATGCACCTACAGCAAGATATGGAACACCTAAGGATTTCATGTATTTTGTAGATTATATGCATGAAAAAGGAATTGGTGTAATTCTTGACTGGGTACCGGCACATTTTCCAAAGGATGCACATGGACTTGCTAATTTCGATGGAAGCTGTGTATATGAGTATGCAGACCCTAGAAAGGGAGAGCATCCTGACTGGGGAACGAAGGTATTTGATTATTCCAAGAATGAAGTGTCTAACTTCCTTATTGCTAATGGAATGTTCTGGGTGGACAAGTTCCATATTGATGGTTTAAGAGTTGATGCTGTTGCTTCAATGCTGTATTTGGATTACGGAAGGACAGAAGGAAACTGGGTTCCTAACAAATATGGTGACAACGGTAATCTCGAAGCAATCAGCTTTTTAAAGCATTTTAACAGCATGTTAAAGAAGAGATTCCCACAGGCAATAACTATAGCTGAGGAGTCAACAGCATGGCCTATGGTAAGTGGTGATCCTGACAATGGGGAATGTCTTGGCTTTACATTTAAGTGGAATATGGGCTGGATGCATGATTTCCTTGAATATATGAAACTCGATCCATATTTCAGAAAGTTTAATCATAGCAAGATGACATTTTCATTGATGTATGCTTACAGCGAGAATTTCATTCTTGTGCTTTCACATGATGAGGTTGTACATCTTAAGTGTTCTATGCTTGGTAAAATGCCTGGTGACAGGGAGGACAAGTTCAAGAATCTTAAGCTGGCATATGCATATATGTGTGGACATCCTGGCAAGAAGCTTTTATTCATGGGACAGGAATTTGGTCAGTGGAATGAGTGGAGTGAGAAGCGTGCTCTTGACTGGTATCTGTTAGAGGATGAAAGTCATACAGAACTTAAGGATTTTACGAAGAAGTGTCTGAAGCTTAATAAGAATTATCCATGTCTGTATGCTACTGATTACAGCAGTGAAGGATTCAGATGGATTAATGCCAATGATAAAGATAATAGCGTTTTATCGTTTATGAGAATCAGTCCGGATGGAAAGAAGAATCTTCTCTTTGTACTTAATTTTACACCAGTTGAAAGAGACAGCTTCAGAATAGGAGTTCCGTTCAAGACTAAGTATAAGCTGGTTCTTGGAGATAATGAAGCTGACCAGAAGAAGACTCTTACAGCCGTTAAGGGAGATTGTGATGGATATCCGCAGTCATTGCTTATTGACTTACATAAGTATGGAATAGCTGTGTATGAGTTTAACGGTGATGTTTCTAAGGTTCATGCTACGAAGATATAG